One Dehalobacter sp. genomic window, TACAAATTTCGGAGAGCGATAATTGTTGCATAACAAAAAGTAATACTATAAATTTCCAATGATCGTTGAATAAAGGTCAACAGAAATAACCTCTGAGTAGATCATTTATCAATTGATCTACTCAGAGGTTCATAAATTAAGCCCCTATTTTTTATCCATATCCTGCAACTGTTGGCTAATCGCAGCCAATTGTTTCTCCAACCAGGTCTTGCGTTGCTCCATCACTTCTTTTGTCTCAGGTTGAGGAGCAGTAGATTGCTCCATATCCCAACCAAAATTACCGCGGCCAAAGCCTCGTCCTCTTCCCCGCGACTGGCCTCCTCCGCATGGACCCATTCCTCTACCGATTGGCCCCTTACCCATTGG contains:
- a CDS encoding DUF5320 domain-containing protein; translation: MPRFDGTGPMGKGPIGRGMGPCGGGQSRGRGRGFGRGNFGWDMEQSTAPQPETKEVMEQRKTWLEKQLAAISQQLQDMDKK